In one Aquila chrysaetos chrysaetos chromosome 24, bAquChr1.4, whole genome shotgun sequence genomic region, the following are encoded:
- the LOC115334891 gene encoding small nuclear ribonucleoprotein E isoform X1, whose translation MAYGGQGQKVQKVMVQPINLIFRYLQNRSRIQVWLYEQVNMRIEGCIIGFDEYMNLVPDDAEEIHSKTKPRKQLGRIMLKGDNITLLQSVSN comes from the exons ATGGCGTACGGCGGGCAGGGCCAGAAGGTGCAGAAGGTGATGGTGCAGCCCATC AACCTCATCTTCCGCTACCTGCAGAAC AGGTCCAGGATCCAGGTGTGGCTTTATGAGCAAGTGAACATGCGGATAGAAGGCTGCATCATT GGCTTTGATGAATATATGAACTTGGTGCCGGACGACGCAGAGGAAATTCactccaaaacaaaaccaaggaaacaGCTGG GTCGGATCATGTTAAAAGGGGACAATATCACTCTTCTGCAAAGTGTTTCTAACTAG
- the LOC115334891 gene encoding small nuclear ribonucleoprotein E isoform X2: protein MAYGGQGQKVQKRSRIQVWLYEQVNMRIEGCIIGFDEYMNLVPDDAEEIHSKTKPRKQLGRIMLKGDNITLLQSVSN, encoded by the exons ATGGCGTACGGCGGGCAGGGCCAGAAGGTGCAGAAG AGGTCCAGGATCCAGGTGTGGCTTTATGAGCAAGTGAACATGCGGATAGAAGGCTGCATCATT GGCTTTGATGAATATATGAACTTGGTGCCGGACGACGCAGAGGAAATTCactccaaaacaaaaccaaggaaacaGCTGG GTCGGATCATGTTAAAAGGGGACAATATCACTCTTCTGCAAAGTGTTTCTAACTAG